The DNA window ACTGGCCCATCAGTTCGTTGAACATCTCGGGCAGCAACGCCTGCGGGCCGTCGCACTGGGCCTCGGCGGGGTTGTAGTGCACCTCGACGATGATGCCATGCGCCCCGGCGGCCATGCCGGCCAGTGCCAGGCTGCCGACGAGATCGCGCTTGCCCGCCGCGTGGCTGGGGTCGACGATGATCGGCAGGTGGCTCCACTGGCGGGCCACCGGAATGCTGCTGATGTCCATCGTGTAGCGAATGCTGTCTTCGAACGTCTTGATCCCGCGCTCGCACAGGACGACGCCCTTGTTCCCCTGGCTCAGCACGTATTCGGCGCTCAGCAGCCAGTCTTTCACCGTCGCCGCCAGGCCGCGTTTCAGCAGCACCGGCTTGGTGGTCTTGCCGACTTCGCGGAGCAGATCGAAGTTCTGCATGTTCCGCGCGCCGATCTGGAACATGTCCACGAACGGTTCCATGTCGGCGACCTGCCGGGTGTCCATCACTTCAACGCAGATCGGCATGCCCAGGTCGTCGCCGGTCTCGCGCATCCACTTGAGCGCCTGCAGGCCGAGGCCCTGGAACGAGTACGGCGAGGTCCGCGGCTTGTAGACGCCGCCACGAAGGATCGTCGCGCCGCCGTCGCGGACATGGCCGGCGATCCGGCGGAGCATTTGTTCGTTTTCGACCGCGCACGGCCCGGCGATGCACGCGGCGTGCGAACCGCCGATCGGCACCTGCGGCGTTTTGCCGCCGCCGACCATGACCACCGAGTCTTCCTCGTGGAACTCGCGGCTGGCGAGCTTGTACGGCTTCATGATGGGCATCACCTTCTCGACGCCGTCGAGCGAGGCGATATGGCTCTCGTCGATCTTGCCTTCTTCGCCCATGGCCCCGATGACGGTGCGGAACTTGCCCCGCGACAGGTGGGGGCGCGAGCCCATCCGCTCAATTTCCGCCGATACGCGGGCGATCGCCTCATCGGAGGCGTTGGAGGTCATGACGATGATCACAGGCCGTACTCCTACGCGAACTACGCGAAAGTCGGCGTAAAACCAGCAGCGACAGGTTCGTAGGGGCACTCGGCCGAGTGCCCGCAGACCGGTAGCACGGTTCCACGCGGGAAGCCAAGTAATGTAACCCCTTGAGGTTGCGGTAACAAGGGCGCGGCGGGAGCAATGTAAGCCGTGATTAGGGAACGGGT is part of the Humisphaera borealis genome and encodes:
- the aroF gene encoding 3-deoxy-7-phosphoheptulonate synthase, giving the protein MIIVMTSNASDEAIARVSAEIERMGSRPHLSRGKFRTVIGAMGEEGKIDESHIASLDGVEKVMPIMKPYKLASREFHEEDSVVMVGGGKTPQVPIGGSHAACIAGPCAVENEQMLRRIAGHVRDGGATILRGGVYKPRTSPYSFQGLGLQALKWMRETGDDLGMPICVEVMDTRQVADMEPFVDMFQIGARNMQNFDLLREVGKTTKPVLLKRGLAATVKDWLLSAEYVLSQGNKGVVLCERGIKTFEDSIRYTMDISSIPVARQWSHLPIIVDPSHAAGKRDLVGSLALAGMAAGAHGIIVEVHYNPAEAQCDGPQALLPEMFNELMGQLRQIAAVTKKEFAEIGEAVSA